A section of the Humulus lupulus chromosome 2, drHumLupu1.1, whole genome shotgun sequence genome encodes:
- the LOC133818634 gene encoding ADP-ribosylation factor-like protein 8c: MGLWDSLLNWLRSLFFKQEMELSLVGLQNAGKTSLVNSIATGGYSEDMIPTVGFNMRKVTKGNVTIKLWDLGGQRRFRTMWERYCRGVSAIVYVVDAADRDSVPISRSELHELLTKPSLIGIPLLVLGNKIDKSEALAKQALVEQLGLESLKDREVCCYMISCKDSINIDVVIDWLIKHSKTAQ; encoded by the exons ATGGGATTATGGGATTCGCTTCTCAATTGGCTCCGGAG TTTATTTTTTAAACAGGAAATGGAACTTTCATTGGTAGGGCTTCAGAATGCAGGAAAGACATCTCTTGTAAATTCCATCGCT ACTGGGGGCTACAGCGAGGACATGATTCCAACT GTTGGATTCAACATGAGGAAAGTAACAAAGGGAAATGTGACAATTAAACTTTGGGACCTTGGAGGGCAAAGGAGGTTTCGGACAATGTGGGAGCGATACTGTCGTGGTGTCTCTGCAATTGT GTATGTTGTTGATGCTGCTGACAGAGACAGTGTTCCAATATCTCGAAGTGAGCTGCACGAACTTTTGACAAAACCTTCATTAATTGGGATTCCTTTACTTGTTCTGGGAAACAAAATTGACAAATCAGAGGCTCTCGCCAAGCAAGCGTTGGTTGAACAATT AGGACTTGAATCATTGAAGGACAGAGAGGTTTGCTGCTATATGATTTCATGCAAGGATTCAATTAACATCGATGTGGTCATAGACTGGCTTATCAAACACTCAAAAACTGCTCAGTAG